The DNA region ACATTCATATGAATATTCAGAATTCTTTAATTCATtcccattttatttaaaatatttatgtaatttACTATCTCTGGgtaaaactattttataattttaaatccaTTCTAGtgtcatttttaattttaattaaaatattcatTTAATTTACTGTCTCTtgattaaaactaatttatatttttaaatccatTCTAGTGGCAGTCATGCACAAAGAGTATGgcgtatttattttatcgctGGTTCATGGCTGTTTTCTTTGTGGTCGTGGTAATTATCTCGATGTGGCCAGAAGAGAATGATGACAGCAGTTACTGGCTATATTTTATCTACATGACCAACTGGGGCATATGGATGTGCATGTTAACGAACGTATTGGGTGCTGTTCTAGTCACCATTTGGCACTATCACCCAGAGTATGCGGGTAAGttttacaatgaaatatgtatttatttatttatttattgtatttgtACTCCCCAGATAAACTTTTGAATGTGAAGAGTTCCTTCAGCTATTTCAGACTGTATTGGGGAATGCACATCATATCATTGGTCCTGTCTATTGTCATCACCATTATCTACTGGAGTCTTCTTTACGATGGTAACTTAAACAGTGAACTCAATTCTCTAGTACCAATGACCGATTTTCTTTTCCTATAGCTAATGAGAATGCCTTGGACGCCACGAATGTACTTACTCATGCATTTAACTCAATTTGCATGTTCATCGATCTGTGGATTGTAGCACATCCCCTGAGGCTGCTGCATATATTTCTGCCAGTATTATTTGGAGTTGTATTTGCAATATTTTCGTATATCTATCATCTGTGCGGAGGAATTAACAAGTATGTTAATTGAAAATCTCACGAATATACCaattgtttaaatttaaattacttaTAGGAAAGGCAAGCcgtatatatattatgtgaTTGATTGGAGCAAGCCTCAAGATGCCTTTATCACGGTTGTTGGCGTCCTCATTCTATCCTGCTGCATTTATGTCCTGCTTTTTGCATTCTTCAAGTTGCGATTATTCCTTCATCGACGATGTCGTAACTCCAATTTTGTACTGCCTACCAGTGCAAAATCAAATGGCCAACCTAATGGATTGGATGATAAATGTGGAAATGGAATACAGCACTCGCCCTCGCGCATTTCAATGGTATTGGGCAATTTCGCTGGCTATGAGAATCAGGCCTATTTGCCCACTGGCGAGGTCTCAAATAAGAGCTAATATTTCTATGTACCTCTTCAACTTAGACTGTAGTTTTTAGTCAAAATAATGTGTAGAATTTATAACCAgtgatattatattttattgttttgtattaagtaaataaattcgTTCTGTGCAGGAATGTTGGTGAACAGTTCTTTGAAGGCAATACGATgcttaataatgtttttgagAATTGCGAATGTCCTTCAAGTGAGTCATTATT from Drosophila subpulchrella strain 33 F10 #4 breed RU33 chromosome 2L, RU_Dsub_v1.1 Primary Assembly, whole genome shotgun sequence includes:
- the LOC119548005 gene encoding protein rolling stone, which encodes MSKLQVIVHPVKKEFQRKSCGFDHDTPDDFVKSQWQSCTKSMAYLFYRWFMAVFFVVVVIISMWPEENDDSSYWLYFIYMTNWGIWMCMLTNVLGAVLVTIWHYHPEYADKLLNVKSSFSYFRLYWGMHIISLVLSIVITIIYWSLLYDANENALDATNVLTHAFNSICMFIDLWIVAHPLRLLHIFLPVLFGVVFAIFSYIYHLCGGINKKGKPYIYYVIDWSKPQDAFITVVGVLILSCCIYVLLFAFFKLRLFLHRRCRNSNFVLPTSAKSNGQPNGLDDKCGNGIQHSPSRISMVLGNFAGYENQAYLPTGEVSNKS